CCACGCGCTCGTGGGCGTCCCGTGCGATGCTGTTCGCGATGCCGAACTCCGTATCGCCGCTGTCGGCCTCGATGGCGCCCGGGAGGGGACCGATGGATCCGGCGAGGTACACGTCCTTACCACTGCGTTCGATGGCGGTCCGGGCGTGTTCCACGGCCAGCCGGATCAGTCCATCGGATTCCGCCGCGTCCTTCCCGGCCATTTCGAGGTGAGGATACGAAGCCACGAATGTGTTGGTGCCGACAACCTCGGCGCCCGCTTCAATATAATCGGAATGGATACTGCTGACAATATCGGGGTACAGTTCGTTGGCCAGCGCGCTGTTGGCCAGTTCGATGCCGTGGGCGAAGAGTTCGGTGCCGAAACCGCCGTCGTAGAGGAGGGGGCGGTCGTCGTCGATGCGTTCGAGAAAGGATATCATGCAGCATACTCCGAAAGACTGGTCCGTTCGCCGGGCGACTGGATGGACATCACCTGGCGCCTGCATGGCTGCCGCCGCGGCTCAGGGCGCCTCGAAGGACACCTGCTCGCGGGTGCGCAGTTCCATCGGCCGAAGCGCATGGTAGATGAATTCGTTGACCGGCGTGGGCACGCCCGCGTCCCTTCCCATGCGGACCAGCGCGCCGGTCTGAGCCTCCAGTTCCGAGAACCGTTCTTCCATGATGTCCCGCTGCATGGAGGCGGTACCGCCGTATTCCACGCTGTCCAGGATGGCCAGGGTCTGGGCCACGATGTCTTCCGGGAGGTTGACCCCCAGGGCGGTGGCCACCTGGTGGATTTCCTCCATGGCCGTCTCGAGGAGCTGCCGCGTCCCGGACTGGCTGCGGACGACGCCGATCGGCGCGCGGGTCACGCCGCCGATTCCGCTCCACGAGGCGATGAGAATGTACTTGCGCCACATGGCGGCCTGAATATCCGCCGGCGTGTCGACGATGAGTCCCCTCGTGCCTTCGAAGGCCCGGCGCAGCCGGTCGACCCGTTCGCTGGGCCGGTTGTCCCATTCGCCGAAATTGACGAAGGGTTCGTAGGCGACGTGCCGGATGAGTCCCGGTTCGGCGATGAACGAGACGATCCCGCATACGCCGCCGAGCACGTGACGCCAGCCGAATTCCTTTGCGAGTTGCTCCGGGGTCTCCACCCCGTTTTCCATGGGCAGGATGCAGGTATTCGGTCCGAGCAGGGGCCGGAGACCGTCGAGGGCGTCGGGCACCTGCCAGCACTTGACGCAGAGCATGACGACGTCCACGTCGCCGGCCTGCCTGGAATCTCCGATGGCCTCGATGGAGGGCAGCGTAAAGTCGCCCTTGGTGCTTTCCACGCGGAGACCGTCCCGCTGGAGGGCTTCCAGGTGCTCGCCGCGCGCGATGAAAACGACTTCTTCCCCCGCCTCGGCAAGCCGTCCGCCGTAATAACCGCCTACGCCTCCTGTACCGAATACCGCAATACGCACATGTGCCTCCGCTGGTCCGGGAATCCCGGTCGATGAATCTATTTCCTTATGACGCCTTCCATAGGACGCCGCGCCGGGTCGGTAGCCGCCTTCGACTCCGGTCCGGCTCCGTCAAGCAAGCAGGCCAATATAATGGAATGAAGTTCGGGAGAGCAACTGCTTTTCAAGTGATCCGGCGGGAGACCGCGGCCGGTGAGACGCACGGAGTACAACTCGCTCGTGCCGCTGTGTTTGTCAACCCCCGCCGCGCTCGAGGACGAAGGCTTCCATGGCGTAGTACTGGGGGAAGCCCAGCTTGTCGAGACGCCGGGCCGTGTGGGTGTTGCGGTCCTGCACCCGCTCCCAGAATTCCCGGTCGTCGTACGCTCCGGGGAACATGGCGGTGTCCTTCTGGGATTCGTGCCGGAAGATGGCCTGGATCTTGCGCTGGAGGTCTTCATAGGACAGGGGGATGAAAACGTCCGCCTCGTCCACTTCCCACTCCTGCCAGGCGCCGCGGTAGAGCCACACGTCCGGGTCCGTCCGGTCGTAGACGGCGAGGGCCTGGTCGATGACCTCCTTGCACATGCGATGGGTGCCGTGGGGATCGGACAGGTCTCCGGCGACGAAGACGACTTCGGGACGGATGTCGTTGAGCAGATCGAGGACGATCCCCACGTCTTCTTCGCCGATGGGAAGCTTCTTTACCTGGCCGGTCTTGTAGAAGGGCAGGTCCAGGAACCGTGTTTTTTCCGGCGGGATGTCGAGCGTCGAAGCCGCCGCGATGGCTTCGGACCGGCGGATGTTGGTCTTGATGACCTGGACTTCGGGGATGTCCACCTGGCCGGCCTGTTTCGTCTCGATGAAGGACCGTACCTTATCCACGATGCCGTCGAACTTCGCGTGGGCGCATCCCAGGTCCCGGAAGGTCAGGCCGATGAAATCGATGAGCCGCTTCACGTCCTCGTCGAAGACGGCGATGTTTCCGCTGGTCATGTAGGCGATGGTGATGTCGTTCCCGGCGCCGGACAGGCGGTACAGCGTGCCGCCCATGGAGATGACGTCGTCGTCCGGGTGGGGCGAGAAGCAGATGCACCGCTTGTTGGAGAAGAAGTCCTCGCGGCCGTAGATCTTGGCGCGGACCGCGTCGAAGGTCTTCCGGTTGAGCTCGTCGACCGAAGGGACGGTATCGACCAGGGAGTAGAGGTCACAGGCGTTGTAGTCCCTCCGCTGCAGGTGCAAGACCGGTTTCTCCACCTGCTCGCACAGCCAGAGTACGGCCCGTTGCGAAAGCTGGTCGGTCCAATCCACCGCGTGGTTGTTCAGCCAGGGACGCTTGACCCGGGTCAGTTCGGTGGACGCGGGCGGATCGATGAAGACCGTCGCGTTCGGGTGGTTCTGGAGGTAGCTGGCCGCCACGAGGGGGCTGACCTCGCCCTCCACCGCCTGGCGGACGATGGGCGCCTTGTGTTCGCCCGTGGCCATGAGGATGATGCGTTCCGCGTCGAGAATGGTTCCAACGCCCATGGTCACCGCCTCGATGGGCACGTTGTCCTCGCCGAAGAAATCGGAGGCGGCGTCCTTGCGCGTGCTCTCGTCCAGCCGGATCAGCCGGGTGCGGGTGTTCGGCAGGGAGCCTGGCTCGTTGAATCCGATGTGGCCAGTGCGCCCGATGCCCAGGAGCTGGATGCCGATGCCGCCCACGGACCGGATCCGTTCCTCGAACCAGGCGCAGTGATCCTCGATTTCCTCCGGGGCCAGGTCGCCCAGGGGGATGTGGACCTGGTCCGAGGGTATGTCGACGTGGTCGAAGAGATACTCGTGCATGTAGCGGTGATAGCTCTGGGCCGACTGCCGCGACATGGGGTAGTACTCGTCGAGGTTGAAGGTGACGATGTTCTCGAAACTGACGCCGCCGCGGTGCAGCGCGATCAGTTCCCCGTACACGTCGATGGGCGTGGAACCCGTACAGAGACCCAGCACGGCCGTCTTCCCCGCCTCGGCGCGCGCCTGCGCGTAATCGACGATCTCCCTGGCGACGGTCCGCGAAAGCGCCTTGTGGTCGGGACAGATGGCGACGGGAATGTGTTCGGTGTCAGGATGCATAAACAACGATCCGGTCAAACGTCTGACAATGTGTGGCGACGGTTACGCCGTGCGGCGACGGTTACGCCGTGGGTTTCTGCCCCGAGGCCACGAAGATCCCGATGCGGGCGAAATCTTCACGGCAGGTCGACTGCACTTCGCAGCAGGTGCCGGCGTCGCCCACGCGGACGTCCCGCAGCCCCGCCGCCTCGAACCAGGTCCTGAGATCGGTTCGCTTGAACCCCAGCCAGCGGTCGTGGTGCTCTTCGCGCAGAAACTCGAACTCGTGCTCGTCCGCGTCCGTGATCACCAGTTTTCCGCCCGGTTTCAGGATTCTTGCCATTTCCCGGACGGCGTCCGGCGGGGATTCAACGTGATGGAGACACATGTTGGCGAAGGCGTAGTCGACCGCTTCACCGGAAATGGGCAGGTCCTCGGCGTTTCCGACGCGATAGTCGATCGCCGGGTACCCGGCGAATTTCGTCTTCATTTCGTCCAGGATGACTTCGGACTGGTCGACGGCGATCACCCGCAGCCCTTCCTCGATCAGGCCCTGCGAGATAAAACCCGTGCCGGCGCCGATGTCGGCGGCGACTTTGCCCGGTTCGACCGAGGCGGCCGCAAGAGCGCTAACCCGGACGTCGTCGGAGTAATACCCTTCGCGCATTTCGTCCCAGTCCTGGGCGACGCGATCGAAGAAGTCCTTGCTGCTCAATGGTAAGCCTTTCCCTGAGTGCGCCTTCCTGCGGAATCGCAACCGGCACCTTGATATAGTTGCTTACGTTCAATATACATATAGTATGAAATTACACGCAAAAGTGTCAATTCCTTCGCGTACCCGTGCCCGGTCGTTCACGTAACTGATATAAACAACAAGAGTTAACTCTTCATTTACCATCCCTCATGAGACTTTGCCTGGATAGTTTCGTCCCGCCGCTCGACCGGATCACGAAGGGGACCGCAAGCTGGGTCGGGGAGCTGGGTTTCGACGTCATCGGCGTGGACCTGGAACCGGACGTGCCGGTCGATGGGAACGCCTGCCGCGCAGTCCGCACGATCCTCGAGGGGGAAGGCGTCTCCATCGGACAGGTCTGGAGCGTGGGCACGCCGCTCGTGCGTCCGGATCCCGATGAATCCGCGACCCATCTCGAGGTCCTGCGCGAGCGCGTGTCCCTGGCCGCGGCTCTCGGCTGCCGGGTGCTGCTCACGGAGGCCGGCGGCATGCACCCGGCGAACGCCTGGTATCCCCACCCGGAGAACCACGGCGAAGAAGCGCTGGCACGCCTCGTCGCGGCGTTAAAGGAGGTCGCGTCACTCGCCGCGGACCACGGCGTTATCATCGCGCCGGAGATGTCGCTGATGACGATCCTGTCTACGGTAGCCCGGGCGGAAGCCATGGTTGCGGAAGTCGGCCACCCCGGCGTCGGGGTCAACTTCGATCCCGCCAACATACTGGATCCCCTGTCCCTGTTCGATTCCGGCGCGTTCGTGGACGATGCCATCAACCGCCTGGGAAGCCGAATCGTGAACGTCCACGCCAAGGACGCGGCGGCCCGGAACGTGCCGCTCATCGTGCATCTCGAGGAACTGCCCGCCGGACAGGGCGTGCTGGACTACGATCGCCTGTTGCGCCGCGCGGCATCTCTGCCGGAGTGGACGTGCATCGTCGTGGAGCACCTGACCGATTACGGACAGGTGGATGCGGTGAGGCGGTTCCTGGTGGAAACGGCCGAAAAGGCGGGCGTGCGGTTCGAGTAACCGGCCGCGGGCGGCTCCTGCGCGCAGAACTCGTGGTCTTTGCTCCTACGCGCAGAGCTCGTGGTCTTTGCTCCACCGGTTGAAGGACGGGTTGGGCAGACCGGCGAGGGCGTCCCTGGCATCCACCCACATCTGGTTCCAGGCCACGGGATCAGTCAGGATACGCTCCGGGTTGGCCTGACTGCGGGCCACGAAT
The nucleotide sequence above comes from Gemmatimonadota bacterium. Encoded proteins:
- a CDS encoding 2-dehydropantoate 2-reductase — its product is MRIAVFGTGGVGGYYGGRLAEAGEEVVFIARGEHLEALQRDGLRVESTKGDFTLPSIEAIGDSRQAGDVDVVMLCVKCWQVPDALDGLRPLLGPNTCILPMENGVETPEQLAKEFGWRHVLGGVCGIVSFIAEPGLIRHVAYEPFVNFGEWDNRPSERVDRLRRAFEGTRGLIVDTPADIQAAMWRKYILIASWSGIGGVTRAPIGVVRSQSGTRQLLETAMEEIHQVATALGVNLPEDIVAQTLAILDSVEYGGTASMQRDIMEERFSELEAQTGALVRMGRDAGVPTPVNEFIYHALRPMELRTREQVSFEAP
- the nagB gene encoding glucosamine-6-phosphate deaminase, with protein sequence MHPDTEHIPVAICPDHKALSRTVAREIVDYAQARAEAGKTAVLGLCTGSTPIDVYGELIALHRGGVSFENIVTFNLDEYYPMSRQSAQSYHRYMHEYLFDHVDIPSDQVHIPLGDLAPEEIEDHCAWFEERIRSVGGIGIQLLGIGRTGHIGFNEPGSLPNTRTRLIRLDESTRKDAASDFFGEDNVPIEAVTMGVGTILDAERIILMATGEHKAPIVRQAVEGEVSPLVAASYLQNHPNATVFIDPPASTELTRVKRPWLNNHAVDWTDQLSQRAVLWLCEQVEKPVLHLQRRDYNACDLYSLVDTVPSVDELNRKTFDAVRAKIYGREDFFSNKRCICFSPHPDDDVISMGGTLYRLSGAGNDITIAYMTSGNIAVFDEDVKRLIDFIGLTFRDLGCAHAKFDGIVDKVRSFIETKQAGQVDIPEVQVIKTNIRRSEAIAAASTLDIPPEKTRFLDLPFYKTGQVKKLPIGEEDVGIVLDLLNDIRPEVVFVAGDLSDPHGTHRMCKEVIDQALAVYDRTDPDVWLYRGAWQEWEVDEADVFIPLSYEDLQRKIQAIFRHESQKDTAMFPGAYDDREFWERVQDRNTHTARRLDKLGFPQYYAMEAFVLERGGG
- a CDS encoding sugar phosphate isomerase/epimerase, producing the protein MRLCLDSFVPPLDRITKGTASWVGELGFDVIGVDLEPDVPVDGNACRAVRTILEGEGVSIGQVWSVGTPLVRPDPDESATHLEVLRERVSLAAALGCRVLLTEAGGMHPANAWYPHPENHGEEALARLVAALKEVASLAADHGVIIAPEMSLMTILSTVARAEAMVAEVGHPGVGVNFDPANILDPLSLFDSGAFVDDAINRLGSRIVNVHAKDAAARNVPLIVHLEELPAGQGVLDYDRLLRRAASLPEWTCIVVEHLTDYGQVDAVRRFLVETAEKAGVRFE
- a CDS encoding methyltransferase domain-containing protein, whose product is MSSKDFFDRVAQDWDEMREGYYSDDVRVSALAAASVEPGKVAADIGAGTGFISQGLIEEGLRVIAVDQSEVILDEMKTKFAGYPAIDYRVGNAEDLPISGEAVDYAFANMCLHHVESPPDAVREMARILKPGGKLVITDADEHEFEFLREEHHDRWLGFKRTDLRTWFEAAGLRDVRVGDAGTCCEVQSTCREDFARIGIFVASGQKPTA